The following are encoded together in the Fusobacterium simiae genome:
- a CDS encoding ANTAR domain-containing response regulator, whose amino-acid sequence MSLKVVVVEDETLTRIDLIEILKENGYDVVGEAADGIEAVEVCKKLQPDIVLLDIKIPYISGLKVANILKEEGFKGCVIILTAYNIAEYIQEASNTIVMGYILKPIDEPIFIERLNLIYKNFKLYDDLRIEVDDTKKKLEERKVIERAKGIIMSKYSLNEEEAYKKIRDLSMQKRISMFKLSEIIILTGGLE is encoded by the coding sequence TACAAGAATAGATTTAATAGAAATATTAAAGGAAAATGGCTATGATGTTGTAGGAGAAGCAGCTGATGGGATAGAAGCTGTTGAAGTCTGTAAAAAATTACAACCTGATATAGTTCTTTTGGATATTAAAATACCATATATTTCGGGATTAAAGGTTGCTAATATTTTAAAAGAAGAAGGTTTTAAAGGTTGTGTTATTATATTAACTGCATATAATATAGCAGAATATATACAAGAGGCATCAAATACAATAGTTATGGGTTATATTTTAAAACCTATTGATGAACCAATTTTTATAGAAAGATTGAATTTAATATATAAAAATTTTAAATTATATGATGATTTAAGAATAGAAGTAGATGATACTAAGAAAAAATTAGAAGAAAGAAAGGTTATTGAAAGAGCTAAAGGTATAATAATGTCTAAATATTCTTTGAATGAAGAAGAAGCATATAAAAAGATTCGGGATTTAAGTATGCAAAAAAGAATAAGTATGTTTAAATTATCTGAAATTATTATTCTTACAGGAGGTTTAGAGTAA